A window of the Miscanthus floridulus cultivar M001 chromosome 14, ASM1932011v1, whole genome shotgun sequence genome harbors these coding sequences:
- the LOC136504994 gene encoding protein SCARECROW-like isoform X2: MGSSSLLFPSPSAAAAAPASFTAATHATATAPSPSLLPPLLSQQSQHHFLQVLHHLGQQQEPSAAAAAAMVRKRPAPDVDLPPPRRHVTGDLSDVTAGAAAAGAPPPPLPPSSASAQLPALPTQLLPPAFQFQAHAHHQAAEVDVPVAHPHAHAHTQAADVAAAAPPSTTAWVDSIIRDIIGSRSGTGVVSVAQLIHNVREIIHPCNPGLASLLELRLRSLLAPANPAPLHPPLLHAAPHVAALPPAPPPPPLHSADRQCPQTEQEPNNQPAPSQSPKAPTAEESAAAAAAAAKERKEEQRRRQRDEEGLHLLTLLLQCAEAVNADNLDDAHRWLLEIAELATPFGTSTQRVAAYFAEAMSARLVSSCLGLYAPLPPGNPAASAARLHGRVAAAFQVFNGISPFVKFSHFTANQAIQEAFEPEDRVHIIDLDIMQGLQWPGLFHILASRPGGPPRVRLTGLGASMDALQATGKRLSDFADTLGLPLEFCAVAEKAGNVDPDKLGVTRREAVAVHWLHHSLYDVTGSDSNTLRLIQRLAPKVVTMVEQDLSQSGSFLARFVEAIHYYSALFDSLDASYGEDSPERHVVEQQLLSREIRNVLAVGGPARTGDVKFVGSWREKLAQSGFRAASLAGGAAVQASLLLGMFPSDGYTLVEENGALKLGWKDLCLLTASAWRPIHQAPCR; this comes from the exons AtgggctcctcctccctcctcttcccctcgccctccgccgccgccgccgcacccgccTCTTTTACTGCCGCTACtcatgccaccgccaccgccccctccccctccttatTGCCGCCGCTCCTCTCCCAACAATCCCAACACCACTTCTTACAAGTCCTCCACCACCTAGGCCAGCAGCAAGAAccctcggccgccgccgccgcagccatgGTCCGCAAGCGCCCCGCGCCCGACGTCGACctcccgccgccgcgccgccacgTCACGGGCGACCTCTCTGACGTCACCGCcggtgccgccgccgctggtgcgcccccgccgccgctgccgccgtcctCCGCCAGCGCGCAGCTGCCCGCGCTGCCCACCCAGCTGCTGCCGCCCGCGTTCCAGTTCCAGGCGCACGCGCACCACCAGGCCGCGGAG GTGGACGTCCCCGTGGCGCACCCGCACGCGCACGCACACACGCAGGCGGCcgacgtggcggcggcggcgccgccctccACGACGGCGTGGGTGGACAGCATCATCCGCGACATCATCGGGAGCAGAAGCGGGACCGGGGTGGTGTCCGTGGCGCAGCTCATCCACAACGTCCGCGAGATCATCCACCCCTGCAACCCCGGCCTCGCCTCGCTCCTCGAGCTCCGCCTCCGCTCCCTCCTCGCCCCTGCCAATCCCGCGCCTTTGCATCCACCTCTCCTGCACGCCGCCCCGCACGTCGCCGCGCTCCCTcccgctccaccgccgccgccgcttcattCCGCAGACAGGCAGTGTCCGCAGACGGAGCAGGAGCCCAACAACCAGCCGGCGCCGTCGCAGTCGCCGAAGGCCCCGACAGCAGAGGAGAGCgcagcggcggccgcggccgccgccaagGAGCGGAAGGAGGAGCAGCGGCGGAGGCAGCGCGACGAGGAAGGGCTCCACCTGCTCACCCTTCTGCTGCAGTGCGCGGAGGCCGTGAACGCGGACAACCTCGACGACGCACACCGGTGGCTGCTGGAGATCGCGGAGCTGGCCACGCCGTTCGGCACCTCCACGCAGCGCGTGGCCGCCTACTTCGCGGAGGCCATGTCGGCGCGCCTCGTCAGCTCCTGCCTGGGCCTCTacgcgccgctgccgccggggAACCCCGCCGCGTCCGCTGCGCGCCTGCACGGCCGCGTCGCCGCGGCGTTCCAGGTGTTCAACGGCATCAGCCCCTTCGTCAAGTTCTCGCACTTCACCGCCAACCAGGCCATCCAGGAGGCGTTCGAGCCGGAGGACCGCGTGCACATCATCGACCTCGACATCATGCAGGGGCTCCAGTGGCCGGGACTCTTTCATATCCTCGCCTCCCGCCCCGGCGGCCCGCCCAGGGTCAGGCTCACCGGCCTCGGCGCGTCCATGGACGCGCTCCAGGCCACGGGGAAGCGTCTCTCCGACTTCGCCGACACGCTCGGCCTGCCCTTAGAGTTCTGCGCCGTCGCCGAGAAGGCCGGCAATGTTGACCCGGACAAGCTCGGCGTCACGCGCCGCGAGGCCGTCGCCGTCCACTGGCTGCACCACTCGCTCTACGACGTCACCGGCTCCGACTCCAACACGCTCCGGCTTATCCAAAG GCTGGCCCCGAAGGTGGTGACAATGGTGGAGCAGGACCTGAGCCAGTCGGGCTCCTTCCTGGCGCGGTTCGTGGAGGCCATCCACTACTACTCGGCTCTGTTCGACTCGCTGGACGCGAGCTACGGCGAGGACAGCCCCGAGCGGCACGTTGTGGAGCAGCAGCTGCTGTCGCGGGAGATCCGCAACGTGCTGGCCGTCGGCGGGCCCGCCCGCACGGGCGACGTCAAGTTCGTCGGCAGCTGGCGGGAGAAGCTGGCGCAGTCCGGGTTCCGCGCGGCCTCGctcgccggcggcgccgccgtgCAGGCGTCGCTGCTGCTGGGCATGTTCCCCTCCGACGGCTACACGCTGGTGGAGGAGAACGGCGCGCTCAAGCTCGGGTGGAAGGATCTCTGCCTGCTCACCGCCTCCGCCTGGCGCCCGATTCATCAGGCCCCGTGCCGTTAA
- the LOC136504994 gene encoding protein SCARECROW-like isoform X1 encodes MGSSSLLFPSPSAAAAAPASFTAATHATATAPSPSLLPPLLSQQSQHHFLQVLHHLGQQQEPSAAAAAAMVRKRPAPDVDLPPPRRHVTGDLSDVTAGAAAAGAPPPPLPPSSASAQLPALPTQLLPPAFQFQAHAHHQAAEVDVPVAHPHHQAAEVDVPVAHPHAHAHTQAADVAAAAPPSTTAWVDSIIRDIIGSRSGTGVVSVAQLIHNVREIIHPCNPGLASLLELRLRSLLAPANPAPLHPPLLHAAPHVAALPPAPPPPPLHSADRQCPQTEQEPNNQPAPSQSPKAPTAEESAAAAAAAAKERKEEQRRRQRDEEGLHLLTLLLQCAEAVNADNLDDAHRWLLEIAELATPFGTSTQRVAAYFAEAMSARLVSSCLGLYAPLPPGNPAASAARLHGRVAAAFQVFNGISPFVKFSHFTANQAIQEAFEPEDRVHIIDLDIMQGLQWPGLFHILASRPGGPPRVRLTGLGASMDALQATGKRLSDFADTLGLPLEFCAVAEKAGNVDPDKLGVTRREAVAVHWLHHSLYDVTGSDSNTLRLIQRLAPKVVTMVEQDLSQSGSFLARFVEAIHYYSALFDSLDASYGEDSPERHVVEQQLLSREIRNVLAVGGPARTGDVKFVGSWREKLAQSGFRAASLAGGAAVQASLLLGMFPSDGYTLVEENGALKLGWKDLCLLTASAWRPIHQAPCR; translated from the exons AtgggctcctcctccctcctcttcccctcgccctccgccgccgccgccgcacccgccTCTTTTACTGCCGCTACtcatgccaccgccaccgccccctccccctccttatTGCCGCCGCTCCTCTCCCAACAATCCCAACACCACTTCTTACAAGTCCTCCACCACCTAGGCCAGCAGCAAGAAccctcggccgccgccgccgcagccatgGTCCGCAAGCGCCCCGCGCCCGACGTCGACctcccgccgccgcgccgccacgTCACGGGCGACCTCTCTGACGTCACCGCcggtgccgccgccgctggtgcgcccccgccgccgctgccgccgtcctCCGCCAGCGCGCAGCTGCCCGCGCTGCCCACCCAGCTGCTGCCGCCCGCGTTCCAGTTCCAGGCGCACGCGCACCACCAGGCCGCGGAGGTGGACGTCCCCGTGGCGCACCCGCACCACCAGGCCGCGGAGGTGGACGTCCCCGTGGCGCACCCGCACGCGCACGCACACACGCAGGCGGCcgacgtggcggcggcggcgccgccctccACGACGGCGTGGGTGGACAGCATCATCCGCGACATCATCGGGAGCAGAAGCGGGACCGGGGTGGTGTCCGTGGCGCAGCTCATCCACAACGTCCGCGAGATCATCCACCCCTGCAACCCCGGCCTCGCCTCGCTCCTCGAGCTCCGCCTCCGCTCCCTCCTCGCCCCTGCCAATCCCGCGCCTTTGCATCCACCTCTCCTGCACGCCGCCCCGCACGTCGCCGCGCTCCCTcccgctccaccgccgccgccgcttcattCCGCAGACAGGCAGTGTCCGCAGACGGAGCAGGAGCCCAACAACCAGCCGGCGCCGTCGCAGTCGCCGAAGGCCCCGACAGCAGAGGAGAGCgcagcggcggccgcggccgccgccaagGAGCGGAAGGAGGAGCAGCGGCGGAGGCAGCGCGACGAGGAAGGGCTCCACCTGCTCACCCTTCTGCTGCAGTGCGCGGAGGCCGTGAACGCGGACAACCTCGACGACGCACACCGGTGGCTGCTGGAGATCGCGGAGCTGGCCACGCCGTTCGGCACCTCCACGCAGCGCGTGGCCGCCTACTTCGCGGAGGCCATGTCGGCGCGCCTCGTCAGCTCCTGCCTGGGCCTCTacgcgccgctgccgccggggAACCCCGCCGCGTCCGCTGCGCGCCTGCACGGCCGCGTCGCCGCGGCGTTCCAGGTGTTCAACGGCATCAGCCCCTTCGTCAAGTTCTCGCACTTCACCGCCAACCAGGCCATCCAGGAGGCGTTCGAGCCGGAGGACCGCGTGCACATCATCGACCTCGACATCATGCAGGGGCTCCAGTGGCCGGGACTCTTTCATATCCTCGCCTCCCGCCCCGGCGGCCCGCCCAGGGTCAGGCTCACCGGCCTCGGCGCGTCCATGGACGCGCTCCAGGCCACGGGGAAGCGTCTCTCCGACTTCGCCGACACGCTCGGCCTGCCCTTAGAGTTCTGCGCCGTCGCCGAGAAGGCCGGCAATGTTGACCCGGACAAGCTCGGCGTCACGCGCCGCGAGGCCGTCGCCGTCCACTGGCTGCACCACTCGCTCTACGACGTCACCGGCTCCGACTCCAACACGCTCCGGCTTATCCAAAG GCTGGCCCCGAAGGTGGTGACAATGGTGGAGCAGGACCTGAGCCAGTCGGGCTCCTTCCTGGCGCGGTTCGTGGAGGCCATCCACTACTACTCGGCTCTGTTCGACTCGCTGGACGCGAGCTACGGCGAGGACAGCCCCGAGCGGCACGTTGTGGAGCAGCAGCTGCTGTCGCGGGAGATCCGCAACGTGCTGGCCGTCGGCGGGCCCGCCCGCACGGGCGACGTCAAGTTCGTCGGCAGCTGGCGGGAGAAGCTGGCGCAGTCCGGGTTCCGCGCGGCCTCGctcgccggcggcgccgccgtgCAGGCGTCGCTGCTGCTGGGCATGTTCCCCTCCGACGGCTACACGCTGGTGGAGGAGAACGGCGCGCTCAAGCTCGGGTGGAAGGATCTCTGCCTGCTCACCGCCTCCGCCTGGCGCCCGATTCATCAGGCCCCGTGCCGTTAA